TCTTCCGTGCTTCCTGGATTATCGGAGTACTTATGGCTTTAGCCGCACTCTGGGTTATGCGCGCCCCCTGGCCGCACAGCGGTTACGATAATGCTATTTACCTAGCAAGTCTTGCTTGTGTGGGCGCAGTAACCGCAGTGGTATTGCGTCGATAAGCAAGACTTAGACAAAGGTACTATCGGAGTTTTAATACAACGCCGAGCGCACGTTTTCCCACGCACCAGGAAGCGCATCGGCAAACATTGGCCAGTCGTGAATACCGCCATCTTGATACACAACGGTGACATTATCGGTAATGCCATGCTGTTTTAATGATGCTTCCAAGCGACGAGTGGAATTCAATGTAGCGCGCTCCATTACTACCATGCCAGGGATTTCGTAGAGCTCACGGCTATCTGCAAAACGCTCCAGATCTAGTGGACGCACCGAACCAGTGGCATTAAAAAGATACAACTTCGTTTTTTTCAATCCACTCGGATCCACACTGAGATCATGCCGATGCCATTCAGGCGAACCATATGGCCCCCACACATTATCTAGTTCCGCACCAGTCCATTCCACTGCAATCTCGGTGAACTTCCGACTCATAGAATCAAGGGTGGTATAGCAACCAGAAAGCCCAAACGTGGCATCAAAAACCCCTGGATTCAACGCAGAAGTACGCACAGCACCACCTGCACCCATCGATAAGCCACCAATTGCCCGCTTTCCATTGGTATGCAAACCTGCCGCCGAGGACTCCATTACCTGTGGTAATTCCTGACCCAGGAAGGTTTCCCACTGGGCAACACCTTGTACTGGATCGACATTTTGCCAGTTAGTGTACAAAGAACCACCAGCTTGCGTAGGCATCACCACAATGACATTCTTATCCGCAAAATATTCCTGGATGCGCCCCAAGCGGATCCACCCAGAAATCTTTGGCGCGGACATTCCATCGAGCATGTACAAAATCGGTGCTGGTTTAGAAGGATCCGGTGGCAGCATTACCTGCACAGAAACATTTCTTTGCATCGAAGGCGACGCAATCGACCACCGCTGCATCCGCTGATACTGCGGTTCATCCTCTTTAGCAACTATCGACACCTGCTTAATTGATGGATCTGTTGGCAAAGGAAAATCTAGATCCCGGGTACCAAAAAGATTCTTTGGTAATAAATGATCCGCATTTAACCGGTACAGCAAGTCAAGATTAGCTTGTAGAGAATCTAATTCTAGAACCGGAAGATTAGAGGCTGCGCCTACAGCTTGTTCAGCACCATCACGAATAAGCGCACTGATATCACTAGAAAGCGAACCTGGATTGACCGAGCCTAGTAGAGACGCATCTGAAGCTGCTGAACCTGGCACTATCGAACCTGGTGCAGCTGGCGGCGCAGCTAAAGTTTGAGCCTGCACATGAGCCTGGCCAACCGGGGACAAACTCGTAATGAGCACACAGCTACTTAGTACAGCGATAATCCGACGAGATCTAAAACCAGGCAAAAAACAAGGCATGGACAAAATGACTTCCTAGTGTGAGGACTTCCCAGGGGAATGGCTTCCCAGGGGGCGGGAAATAACTTTTTCAGTCTAAGAATAGATGCTGCTCTTCTAAAAATTTTAATTATTCAAACGCT
This DNA window, taken from Corynebacterium kutscheri, encodes the following:
- a CDS encoding alpha/beta hydrolase — encoded protein: MPCFLPGFRSRRIIAVLSSCVLITSLSPVGQAHVQAQTLAAPPAAPGSIVPGSAASDASLLGSVNPGSLSSDISALIRDGAEQAVGAASNLPVLELDSLQANLDLLYRLNADHLLPKNLFGTRDLDFPLPTDPSIKQVSIVAKEDEPQYQRMQRWSIASPSMQRNVSVQVMLPPDPSKPAPILYMLDGMSAPKISGWIRLGRIQEYFADKNVIVVMPTQAGGSLYTNWQNVDPVQGVAQWETFLGQELPQVMESSAAGLHTNGKRAIGGLSMGAGGAVRTSALNPGVFDATFGLSGCYTTLDSMSRKFTEIAVEWTGAELDNVWGPYGSPEWHRHDLSVDPSGLKKTKLYLFNATGSVRPLDLERFADSRELYEIPGMVVMERATLNSTRRLEASLKQHGITDNVTVVYQDGGIHDWPMFADALPGAWENVRSALY